A genomic segment from Campylobacter concisus encodes:
- the ilvA gene encoding threonine ammonia-lyase, whose amino-acid sequence MVSLNKIIQAKITIGHFVNKTPFALSAKLSKNLGASIYLKEENLQRTGAYKIRGAYNKIASLSDEERKRGVVAASAGNHAQGVAISAKEFGVHACIIMPESTPLLKVAGTKDLGAEVILKGDNFDEAYAFAVNYAKDKGMTFVHPFNDEYVMAGQGTVGLEMLDEISDLDIVIVPVGGGGLASGVASCIKQVNPKTKVICVGAKGAPAMFNSYGAKKSINSKSVRTIADGIAVRDASEITLANIIECVDEFVQVDDEEIATAILFLLETQKIVVEGAGAAGVAALMHDKIKFKKGAKIGVVLSGGNIDVQVLSIIIEKGLIKSHRKMTLQITLVDKPGALMSLTDSLKSANANIVKIDYDRFSTRLDYGDASITITLETKGLEHQEKIKEVLTKNGFSFTQLF is encoded by the coding sequence ATGGTTTCACTAAATAAAATCATCCAAGCAAAGATCACGATTGGTCATTTTGTAAATAAAACTCCATTTGCTTTGAGTGCGAAACTTAGTAAAAATTTGGGAGCAAGCATCTATCTAAAAGAGGAAAATTTACAACGAACCGGAGCTTATAAAATAAGAGGCGCTTACAATAAAATAGCTAGCCTAAGTGATGAGGAGAGAAAGCGTGGTGTCGTGGCTGCAAGTGCTGGCAACCACGCTCAAGGTGTAGCTATAAGTGCAAAAGAATTTGGCGTACACGCTTGCATCATCATGCCAGAATCAACTCCACTTCTAAAAGTTGCTGGCACGAAAGATCTTGGTGCGGAGGTTATTTTAAAGGGTGATAATTTCGATGAGGCGTACGCTTTTGCGGTTAATTACGCCAAAGATAAGGGTATGACCTTTGTTCATCCATTTAACGACGAGTACGTCATGGCGGGGCAAGGCACTGTTGGGCTTGAGATGCTTGATGAGATAAGCGACCTTGATATAGTTATCGTCCCAGTTGGCGGCGGCGGGCTAGCTAGTGGTGTGGCAAGCTGTATAAAGCAGGTCAATCCAAAGACAAAAGTAATCTGTGTCGGTGCAAAAGGCGCTCCAGCGATGTTTAATAGCTACGGCGCTAAAAAAAGCATAAACTCAAAATCGGTTCGCACTATAGCTGACGGTATCGCTGTGCGTGATGCGAGTGAGATCACGTTAGCAAATATTATTGAGTGCGTTGATGAGTTTGTGCAGGTCGATGATGAGGAGATCGCAACTGCGATTTTATTTTTGCTAGAGACTCAAAAGATCGTAGTTGAAGGAGCTGGTGCAGCTGGCGTGGCAGCACTTATGCATGATAAGATCAAATTTAAAAAAGGTGCAAAGATAGGCGTGGTGCTAAGTGGTGGAAATATCGACGTACAGGTACTTTCTATCATCATTGAAAAGGGTCTTATCAAGTCTCACCGCAAGATGACTTTGCAAATCACACTTGTAGATAAGCCAGGAGCGCTCATGAGCCTAACTGATAGCTTAAAATCAGCAAATGCAAACATCGTCAAGATCGACTACGATCGCTTCTCGACAAGGCTTGATTATGGTGATGCAAGTATTACGATCACGCTTGAGACAAAGGGTCTTGAGCATCAAGAAAAGATCAAAGAAGTGCTTACTAAAAACGGTTTTTCTTTCACTCAACTATTTTAA